The genomic stretch TGGCCAAATGCGTGGACACGGGATATGCGGATAAGATCCTTACGAACCAAGCATACAAGTACAACAAATCCGTTGAAAACAAAGAACGGATATTGGTGGGAGTGAACGAGTTCGTTTCCGAGGAGGAAGAGGAGGAGCCTGAGATATTCAGAGTCACCGAGGAAACGGAACGGACACAGCTCGCCAACTTAAAGAAGATAAAAGAAGAACGAAACAACCAGGAGGTCCGGAAAACGCTCGACGACCTCCGGAGGGCCGCTGAAAAGAATGAAAACGTGATGCCCTATTGTATCGCCGCTGCCAAGGTATATGCTTCCGAGGGAGAGATCATGCAGGCATTGAGGGACATTTACGGAGAATTCAAACCGCCTTCTATCTTATAACGAGCAGATTCAGGGTCTTTCCATCGCATTGAACTCACGGCTTTTATGAGTTCGACCGGGCGTTTCTTCAAAGAAAGGAGGAGGCATATGGTCGGTACGAGGCCGATACGGGTGTTACTCGCCAAGCCGGGACTGGACGGGCATGATCTTGGAGTCAAGATGGTCGCTCTGGCCCTGAAGGATGCCGGCATGGAAGTGATCTATCTGGGCATGAGGCAGACGCCGAACAGTATTGTGAAAGCCGCTGTCCAGGAAGACGCGGATGTCATTGGCTTGAGCAATCTCTCCGCTTCCCTGATTCCCATGGGCAGACACGTGATGGAGCTGCTCAAGGAGAAGCAGATGAACATTCCGGTTTTGTACGGCGGGACGATTCTGAAGGAGGACCGCAAGAAGCTGCTGGATATCGGGATCAAAGAGACGTTTTCCCCCGGCACCATGATGAAGGATATCATCTACGCCATAAAGAAATTGGTTCCTGAAGACAAACTCCGATAGCAGGCGCCGCAACCCACATAAACCATTCAATCACAGGGAACGACGTCATGAGAAGCGTGTCGATCGTAGGAGTGGGAACCACCGATTTCGGAATTCTCGAAGGTATGAGCCTCAAGAAGATGGCCTCCCTGGCCACCAACCGGGCCATTGTCGATGCGGGCATC from Deltaproteobacteria bacterium encodes the following:
- a CDS encoding cobalamin B12-binding domain-containing protein, coding for MVGTRPIRVLLAKPGLDGHDLGVKMVALALKDAGMEVIYLGMRQTPNSIVKAAVQEDADVIGLSNLSASLIPMGRHVMELLKEKQMNIPVLYGGTILKEDRKKLLDIGIKETFSPGTMMKDIIYAIKKLVPEDKLR